A stretch of Paenibacillus sp. URB8-2 DNA encodes these proteins:
- a CDS encoding glycoside hydrolase family 32 protein, translating into MELPTQGALLHREALLKAEQSISRIKDTVGKDPGRLKYHFMAPAYWINDPNGLIFYKGEYHLFYQHYPYAAKWGAMHWGHAKSKDLVHWEHLPIALAPSEPYDLHDRGGVFSGSAVDDNGVLSVLYTGTVIKDGVLIQSQCLATSQDGITFEKYEGNPVIPGPPADGSADFRDPKVWKHNGTWYMVVGSSKDGIGKALLYKSLDLRAWNYVGVLAESDGTMGTMWECPDFFPLDGRYVLLFSPMGMGERKTIYLVGDMDYETGRFTWDTMGDVDHGFEYYAPQSFLDGQGRRIIIAWLNAWDWMPWFKDFGPTAVNHWCGAMSAPRTVELDSDSRLIFKPVKELEVLRREHYHIGQTEVAPDASIIPKYVGSDCLEIKAEFEMSGCTAEEIGFVLRGAGDGSQQTLLVYNTKTGVLRFDRTHSDGWSEGVRTAALERTGEEPLKLHIFVDTSVVELYTDNYRTAMTNNIYPEPASIALEVFASGGSANIASLDIWKLRSAW; encoded by the coding sequence GTGGAGCTGCCAACTCAAGGAGCGTTGCTGCACCGGGAGGCGTTGTTAAAGGCGGAACAGTCCATTTCCAGGATCAAGGACACTGTCGGCAAGGACCCGGGCCGGCTGAAATATCATTTTATGGCTCCGGCCTATTGGATTAACGATCCGAACGGCCTGATTTTTTACAAGGGTGAATATCATTTGTTCTACCAGCATTATCCGTATGCGGCCAAATGGGGCGCCATGCACTGGGGCCATGCCAAAAGCAAGGATCTCGTCCACTGGGAGCATCTGCCGATCGCGCTCGCCCCAAGCGAGCCTTATGATCTGCATGATCGGGGCGGCGTTTTTTCGGGCAGCGCGGTTGACGACAACGGTGTTCTGTCCGTGCTCTATACGGGGACGGTCATCAAAGACGGCGTTCTGATCCAGTCCCAGTGTCTGGCTACCAGCCAGGACGGGATCACCTTTGAGAAGTATGAGGGCAATCCGGTCATTCCCGGACCGCCGGCGGACGGATCCGCCGATTTCCGCGACCCGAAAGTGTGGAAGCATAACGGAACGTGGTATATGGTCGTTGGCTCGAGCAAGGACGGAATTGGAAAAGCGCTGCTTTACAAATCGCTGGACCTTCGCGCGTGGAACTACGTTGGCGTTCTTGCCGAAAGCGACGGAACGATGGGGACGATGTGGGAGTGCCCGGATTTCTTCCCTCTGGATGGCCGCTACGTGCTGCTGTTCTCGCCGATGGGCATGGGAGAACGCAAAACCATCTATCTGGTCGGGGACATGGACTATGAAACCGGCCGGTTCACCTGGGACACGATGGGCGATGTGGATCACGGCTTTGAATATTACGCTCCGCAGTCCTTTCTGGACGGCCAGGGCAGACGGATCATCATCGCCTGGCTGAACGCCTGGGACTGGATGCCGTGGTTCAAGGATTTCGGACCGACGGCTGTCAATCACTGGTGCGGCGCCATGTCGGCGCCCCGGACTGTGGAGCTGGACAGCGATAGCCGGCTGATATTTAAGCCGGTCAAGGAACTGGAGGTTCTGCGCAGGGAGCATTACCATATCGGACAGACCGAGGTCGCCCCGGACGCTTCGATAATCCCTAAATATGTAGGAAGCGACTGCCTGGAGATCAAGGCGGAGTTCGAGATGTCCGGCTGCACGGCCGAAGAAATCGGATTCGTGCTGAGGGGCGCAGGTGACGGCTCGCAGCAGACGCTGCTCGTCTACAATACGAAGACCGGCGTCCTGCGCTTTGACCGCACCCATTCGGATGGCTGGAGCGAGGGCGTCCGCACGGCGGCTCTGGAAAGAACGGGCGAAGAGCCGCTGAAACTGCATATTTTTGTTGATACCAGTGTAGTAGAGCTGTATACCGATAACTACCGTACGGCCATGACGAATAATATCTATCCCGAGCCTGCCAGCATTGCGCTGGAGGTCTTCGCTAGCGGCGGCAGCGCGAATATCGCGTCGCTGGATATCTGGAAGCTGCGGTCGGCGTGGTAA
- a CDS encoding glycoside hydrolase family 172 protein — MHTQSLNLLGQLTQVKEVRSARVSSWDQDGRNQDYWMIPAGGSVVLGDMEGPGSINHIWMTSFCRRVHGPSVMNPEWGGNIAPVNEIHNALGVTWESADPAWYRKVLIRMTWDDESHPSVLVPYGDFFCIGHSMPGNFASLPFTVSVKPEEQFKFGGVASVNCYLPMPFNKRAKIEIINENDVPFGLYFHIDYELYKQPLGAETAYFHAQWRRENTCDGWGPDLQVNTPEVNRVANLDGEGNYVILEAEGKGHYIGCNLSVTHFQGSWWGEGDDMIFIDGEKLPSIVGTGAEDYFNHAWGMQKNAFPFHGSIVHESDVPGYQVSYRFHITDPVHFSESLKVTIEHGHANHLSDDWSSTAYWYQTLPSKPFGILPVEERIQLMPQFPSPGVFRKAELNEEMEESYRLAKERMDGYAKGREEQVQLKVDRVSWHSEGNIRQSQSVRDSFKSK; from the coding sequence ATGCATACTCAATCGTTGAACTTGCTCGGTCAATTGACCCAGGTGAAGGAGGTCCGCTCGGCTCGCGTATCCAGCTGGGATCAGGACGGACGAAATCAAGATTATTGGATGATTCCGGCCGGCGGCTCCGTCGTGCTTGGCGATATGGAAGGACCGGGCAGCATCAATCATATCTGGATGACCTCGTTCTGCCGCCGGGTACACGGGCCAAGCGTAATGAATCCCGAGTGGGGCGGCAATATCGCGCCTGTTAACGAAATTCACAACGCGCTCGGCGTGACCTGGGAATCGGCCGATCCGGCCTGGTACCGCAAGGTGCTGATCCGAATGACCTGGGACGATGAGTCTCATCCAAGCGTGCTTGTACCGTACGGCGATTTCTTCTGCATCGGCCATTCCATGCCCGGCAACTTTGCTTCCCTTCCGTTCACCGTTTCGGTGAAACCGGAGGAGCAGTTCAAATTCGGCGGCGTGGCTTCGGTCAACTGCTATCTGCCGATGCCGTTCAACAAACGGGCCAAGATCGAGATCATTAACGAGAATGATGTGCCGTTCGGCTTGTATTTCCACATCGATTACGAGCTGTATAAGCAGCCGCTCGGCGCCGAGACCGCTTATTTCCATGCGCAGTGGCGGCGCGAAAATACATGCGACGGCTGGGGGCCGGATCTTCAGGTGAACACGCCGGAGGTCAACCGGGTCGCCAATCTGGACGGGGAAGGCAACTACGTCATTCTGGAGGCGGAAGGCAAAGGCCATTATATCGGCTGCAACCTCTCGGTCACCCATTTCCAGGGCAGCTGGTGGGGCGAGGGGGACGATATGATCTTCATCGACGGAGAAAAGCTTCCGAGCATCGTCGGCACGGGCGCCGAGGATTATTTCAACCATGCCTGGGGGATGCAAAAGAATGCGTTCCCGTTCCACGGCTCCATTGTGCATGAGAGCGACGTTCCGGGCTATCAGGTCTCCTACCGATTTCATATCACCGACCCGGTGCATTTCTCGGAGAGCCTCAAGGTAACGATCGAGCACGGCCATGCCAACCACCTGTCCGACGACTGGTCGTCGACCGCTTACTGGTATCAGACCCTGCCTTCCAAACCGTTCGGCATTCTGCCGGTGGAAGAGCGGATTCAGCTTATGCCGCAATTCCCAAGCCCCGGCGTGTTTAGAAAGGCCGAACTGAACGAAGAAATGGAGGAATCCTACAGGCTGGCCAAAGAACGGATGGACGGCTATGCCAAAGGGCGCGAAGAGCAGGTCCAGTTGAAAGTGGACCGCGTGTCCTGGCATTCCGAAGGCAATATCCGGCAAAGCCAAAGCGTGCGCGATTCGTTCAAATCCAAATAA
- a CDS encoding carbohydrate ABC transporter permease, with product MSYVSGTATGSAVKEAKVMKKGRMNRSAGMTLLAYLITLLVLLPFLWMILLSFKSNSDILNNPFSLPKTLSFDNYERALSTLNMGLLYKNTFIIAVITIVIEVLITFMSSYALTRMVFRSERLRNSLTAFLLAGLAIPAFILLFPVYRLTLSFGLLNTYASLVIPYIATSISFNTLLFTGFLRGFPREVEEAAIIDGCGLLTLGRSVVFPIIMPVVATVFIFNMLYIWNEFPFAVTLISDETMTTISLGISQFKGRFNIDYGGIIAASTLLIIPQLVFFAVFQRFIIEGMTAGAVKG from the coding sequence ATGAGTTATGTATCGGGTACCGCAACAGGCTCCGCTGTGAAAGAGGCGAAAGTCATGAAAAAAGGTCGCATGAACCGAAGTGCCGGCATGACTTTGTTGGCTTACCTTATCACCCTTCTTGTTTTGCTTCCGTTTCTGTGGATGATTCTGCTGTCGTTCAAATCGAACAGCGACATTCTGAATAATCCGTTTAGTCTGCCTAAGACGCTGAGCTTTGACAATTACGAGCGGGCGCTATCAACGCTGAATATGGGGCTGCTGTATAAAAATACGTTCATTATCGCCGTCATCACCATCGTGATTGAAGTCTTGATTACGTTTATGAGCTCCTATGCTTTGACTCGGATGGTATTCCGTTCCGAACGCTTAAGAAATTCCTTGACCGCGTTCCTGCTGGCCGGATTAGCCATACCGGCGTTCATCCTGCTGTTCCCGGTATACCGGCTGACCTTGTCCTTCGGGCTGCTCAACACGTATGCTTCACTGGTCATTCCCTATATCGCGACTTCGATTTCCTTCAATACGCTGCTCTTTACCGGCTTTCTCCGCGGTTTTCCAAGAGAGGTGGAGGAAGCGGCAATTATCGACGGATGCGGTCTCCTCACGCTGGGCAGATCGGTTGTATTCCCGATTATTATGCCGGTGGTCGCTACAGTGTTCATTTTCAACATGCTGTATATCTGGAATGAGTTCCCGTTCGCGGTAACCTTGATCAGCGATGAAACGATGACCACGATCTCGCTTGGCATTTCCCAGTTCAAAGGCCGCTTTAACATTGATTACGGCGGCATCATTGCGGCGAGCACGCTGCTTATTATCCCTCAGCTGGTATTCTTCGCCGTCTTTCAGAGATTCATTATCGAAGGCATGACGGCCGGGGCTGTAAAGGGTTAA
- a CDS encoding carbohydrate ABC transporter permease, whose protein sequence is MIWLSKRRTIFFMLIPTMIVYLGYIIMPVLISFYYSLTEYTGIGTAKFIGLDNFSRLWEDSLFWISLKNTLVVLAVSLLLLLPGSFLLALMLNVKVKGGNAVKALNFAPSIVAPILVGLIWVFILDPQMGLINVILTKLGLGQFALSWIGGKTLTPYSIGIVFTWQMIGFLATIFLAGLKMIPRDVYESSSMDGANKIQQMFRITIPMMNETVKINVVLIITGVFKIFETVLLLTNGGPNHLSEVMVTYMYNITFTSGEYGYGMAIATVTFLLTLIFSLIYMTLSRKSIE, encoded by the coding sequence ATGATCTGGCTTAGTAAACGAAGAACGATTTTTTTCATGCTGATTCCCACAATGATTGTCTATTTGGGCTACATCATCATGCCCGTGCTTATCTCCTTCTATTATAGCCTGACTGAATATACGGGCATCGGCACGGCGAAATTTATCGGTCTGGATAATTTCAGCAGGCTCTGGGAGGATTCCCTGTTCTGGATTTCGCTAAAAAATACGCTGGTTGTTCTTGCGGTCTCTCTGCTGCTGCTGCTGCCGGGATCTTTCCTTCTCGCTCTGATGCTCAATGTCAAGGTTAAAGGGGGCAACGCCGTAAAAGCGCTGAATTTTGCGCCAAGCATTGTCGCTCCGATCCTGGTGGGCCTGATCTGGGTGTTCATCCTCGACCCGCAGATGGGATTGATCAACGTTATTTTGACCAAGCTGGGTCTCGGGCAGTTCGCCCTGTCCTGGATTGGCGGCAAGACCTTAACCCCGTATTCGATCGGTATTGTGTTTACCTGGCAGATGATCGGGTTTCTGGCAACGATCTTTCTGGCCGGACTCAAGATGATTCCAAGAGACGTCTACGAATCGAGCTCCATGGACGGGGCGAACAAGATTCAGCAGATGTTCCGGATTACCATTCCGATGATGAACGAGACGGTCAAGATTAATGTCGTTCTTATTATTACGGGGGTGTTCAAAATCTTTGAAACCGTGCTGCTGCTGACGAATGGAGGCCCGAATCATTTATCCGAGGTCATGGTTACCTATATGTACAATATCACCTTTACCTCGGGCGAATACGGTTACGGCATGGCCATTGCCACGGTTACCTTTCTGCTGACCCTGATCTTTTCCCTGATCTATATGACCCTGAGCAGAAAGAGCATTGAGTAA
- a CDS encoding ABC transporter substrate-binding protein, producing MKKRFPIVLMACLLILSLAACGSNTAPKNENASSGTDSVTLSIAMHVANVKDQEPYMYGIIQKFQEKYPDIKIDLTGAETQEHVKKMKMMSQSGNLPDIFWMLPAPTKEMNQAGLLLDLTDFLKSNPEIASSIDSQMVSDYQEGGKQFGLPYQALVTGLWYNQALFDQYKVKVPETYEELLAAAKVFKANNIVTLAKGSKDTFSTWAFLGMLTRYGFFDKIADIESGKEKFNNPDFLKLFNKIDELRVNGAFPENVSTLSYFQAVEMFTGGKAAMLDAGVWETKKIEGSPIGKTAGFSWGPTFSDGVGNQKIAMAVAAAPLVASAKVKDDPAKYDAVQKFFAYFYSQEGAAVMAENEAPPVVKYTGTVDKAKYPVYAEVISKLNEPGWERAKAQPDLVVSEAVANQLNDSIYGVINGIYKPEQALDLIDQKVAK from the coding sequence ATGAAGAAAAGATTCCCGATTGTTCTGATGGCATGTTTGTTGATTCTCAGTTTGGCGGCATGCGGCAGCAACACCGCTCCCAAAAATGAAAACGCTTCATCAGGTACGGATTCGGTTACATTATCTATCGCCATGCACGTAGCCAACGTCAAGGACCAGGAGCCTTATATGTACGGCATTATACAAAAGTTCCAGGAGAAATACCCTGATATCAAGATCGACCTTACGGGAGCGGAAACCCAGGAGCATGTCAAGAAAATGAAAATGATGTCCCAGTCGGGCAACCTTCCGGATATATTCTGGATGCTGCCGGCTCCGACCAAGGAAATGAATCAGGCGGGGTTGCTGCTGGATTTGACCGATTTCCTGAAGAGCAATCCCGAGATTGCTTCAAGCATCGACTCTCAAATGGTAAGCGATTACCAGGAGGGGGGCAAGCAGTTCGGGCTGCCGTATCAGGCGCTCGTGACCGGATTATGGTACAACCAGGCATTGTTCGATCAATATAAAGTCAAAGTGCCGGAAACGTATGAGGAGCTGCTGGCGGCGGCGAAAGTTTTTAAGGCCAATAACATCGTTACCCTTGCGAAGGGCTCGAAGGATACATTCAGCACGTGGGCTTTCCTCGGCATGTTGACCCGGTATGGATTCTTTGACAAAATCGCCGACATCGAGAGTGGCAAAGAGAAATTCAACAATCCCGACTTCTTGAAGCTGTTCAACAAGATTGACGAGCTTCGGGTGAACGGGGCTTTCCCGGAAAATGTCTCGACGCTGTCTTACTTCCAGGCGGTCGAAATGTTCACCGGCGGCAAGGCCGCCATGCTGGATGCCGGTGTGTGGGAAACGAAGAAGATTGAAGGCAGCCCGATCGGCAAAACGGCCGGCTTCTCCTGGGGTCCGACCTTCTCCGACGGCGTCGGCAACCAGAAGATTGCCATGGCAGTCGCCGCGGCTCCGCTGGTCGCAAGCGCCAAGGTAAAGGATGACCCGGCCAAGTATGACGCGGTCCAGAAGTTTTTCGCCTACTTCTACAGCCAGGAAGGCGCAGCGGTAATGGCTGAGAACGAGGCACCGCCGGTCGTGAAGTATACGGGAACCGTGGACAAGGCGAAATATCCGGTATACGCGGAAGTGATCAGCAAGCTGAATGAGCCTGGCTGGGAGCGGGCGAAGGCGCAGCCCGATCTCGTGGTAAGCGAGGCGGTGGCCAACCAGCTTAACGACAGCATTTACGGCGTCATCAACGGCATTTACAAGCCGGAACAAGCGCTCGATCTGATTGACCAGAAAGTCGCGAAGTAA
- a CDS encoding AraC family transcriptional regulator encodes MILHQISPYIRVAMDNIVEDSWVIKERQLFDYELLYIMEGKVIVTIEDAVYEGVRGDIFLFRPKQRHKIKKVGKQRLRQPHIHFDFFYTEDSEKVKVSFRPIEEIEPEELAYFRPDIIDEMPVPLSSHLRLKNPVLIEKMLLDIIYEYETKMPYYEFKVKGLFIQLWIQLLRENYWSLNSHVETNMHSLMHIKQYLMHNTNRKVSLDEISKMSGISKHYLVRLFRQAFGMSPIQYHQLMRAHAARHRIQFTADPLTIIAENMGFTSIHAFSRFFKTVEGKSPSYYRPKG; translated from the coding sequence ATGATTCTGCACCAAATTTCGCCTTACATCCGTGTAGCCATGGATAATATTGTGGAAGATTCCTGGGTTATAAAAGAGAGGCAATTGTTCGATTATGAGCTGCTCTACATTATGGAGGGCAAGGTGATCGTGACGATCGAGGATGCGGTTTATGAAGGCGTTCGCGGCGATATTTTTCTGTTCCGGCCGAAGCAGCGGCATAAAATTAAAAAGGTCGGCAAGCAGCGTCTGCGCCAGCCCCATATCCATTTCGACTTCTTCTATACGGAGGACAGCGAGAAGGTAAAGGTGTCGTTTCGGCCGATCGAAGAGATTGAACCCGAGGAACTGGCTTATTTCCGGCCGGATATTATCGATGAGATGCCCGTCCCCCTATCCAGCCACCTGCGGCTGAAGAATCCGGTGCTGATTGAAAAAATGCTGCTGGACATCATCTACGAATACGAAACGAAAATGCCCTACTACGAGTTCAAGGTCAAAGGCTTATTTATTCAGCTGTGGATTCAGCTGCTTCGGGAAAATTACTGGAGCCTCAACTCCCATGTCGAGACCAATATGCATTCCCTGATGCACATTAAACAATATTTGATGCACAATACGAACCGCAAAGTAAGTCTGGATGAAATCTCTAAGATGTCCGGTATCAGCAAGCACTATCTGGTCCGCCTTTTTAGGCAGGCTTTCGGCATGAGCCCCATCCAATATCATCAGCTCATGCGCGCGCACGCCGCCAGGCATAGGATTCAGTTCACCGCCGACCCGCTGACCATTATCGCTGAGAACATGGGGTTCACCAGCATTCACGCGTTCAGCCGCTTTTTTAAAACCGTTGAAGGCAAGAGCCCCTCTTATTACCGCCCAAAAGGTTAA